The Longimicrobiaceae bacterium genomic interval AGTCCAAGCTGACCCGCGACTCGGCCGACAACGACCTCTCCAGCTACTCGTTCCACATGGCTGACCAGGGGACGGACGCCATGGAGAGGGAGAAGTCGTTCCTCTTCGCGAGCAAGGAAGGGCGGTACCTGTACCGCGTGGAAGAGGCGCTGCGCCGGCTGTACAACGACCCGGAGAACTTCGGGATCTGCCACGGCTGCAAGAAGGAGATCCCTTTCGAGCGCCTGGACGCGCTGCCGCACGCGCGGTATTGCCTGGACTGCAAGCTTCGCGAGGAAGAGGCGGCGGC includes:
- a CDS encoding TraR/DksA C4-type zinc finger protein, with amino-acid sequence MDRTQLEHIERRLLRERERILRSLGRFSEQSKLTRDSADNDLSSYSFHMADQGTDAMEREKSFLFASKEGRYLYRVEEALRRLYNDPENFGICHGCKKEIPFERLDALPHARYCLDCKLREEEAAA